In Deltaproteobacteria bacterium, a genomic segment contains:
- a CDS encoding tRNA (guanosine(37)-N1)-methyltransferase TrmD translates to MESFADGLLEWPQYSRPTRWSDHAVPPVLLSGHEARIERGRLLMQVLETLKKKPWMLADRKLDSSIWELLAEAIRVEENGDQG, encoded by the coding sequence AATGGAATCCTTTGCTGATGGACTCCTGGAATGGCCCCAATACTCACGCCCCACCCGCTGGAGTGATCACGCGGTGCCCCCGGTGCTTCTTTCAGGTCATGAGGCAAGGATTGAGCGCGGGAGACTGCTCATGCAAGTCCTCGAGACACTGAAGAAGAAACCATGGATGCTGGCGGATCGAAAACTTGATTCCTCCATCTGGGAGCTTCTGGCTGAGGCCATCCGGGTGGAAGAAAACGGGGATCAAGGTTAG